TCTCACTGTCACCTCCGTTTGGGGCCGATTCAACTTCGTGGTACCCCTGGTGTGACTCGAACACACGACACGCGGTTTAGGAAACCGCTGCTCTATCCTCTGAGCTACAGGGGCTCTGACAATACCGATTATAACATGACCTTCCTTGTCAGTCACTACCTCCAGTTGCTATACTAGACTCCAGCACCCCAGCACGCCACGGAGAACGTTTTCAGTTCCCCAGGGAGGTCGCCCATGGTATGGCAATCGGATATCGATGAACTCAGGCACCGCAAGGAACTTGCCGAACAGATGGGCGGCCCGGAGGGCGTCGAGCGACAGCACTCGCGGGGCAAGCTCACCGTGCGCGAGCGTGTCGCACTCCTCGCCGACCCCGGTTCCTTTGAGGAGATAGGCATCCTCACCGGCAGCGCTACCTATCAGGACGACCAGCTCACGGCGTTCACCCCGTCGAATACACTGAGCGGCCTGTGCACAATCGGCGGGCGCAAGGTAGTCCTGTCCGGGGGCGACTTCACCGTCCGCGGCGGTGCCGCTGATGCCACCATCGGCAACAAGCGCGGCCACGCCGAGAACCTGGCGATGCAGTGGCGCCTGCCCTACATCCGTCTTCTCGACGCCACCGGGGGCAGTGTCCGCACATTTGAACAGCTCGGGCGCACCTATATCCCGGGCAGGCCCGGTCAGTCCCCGGAGTACGAGTTGCTGACAATCGTCCCCGTGGTCTCGGCGGTACTTGGCTCCGTCGCCGGTCTGCCCGCCGTCGAAGCCTGCATGGCACACTTCAACCTGATGGTCAGGGATACCAGCCAGGTATTCGTTGCCGGACCTGGAGTGGTCAGGGCAGCGCTGGGTTATGATATAGTCAAGGAAGACCTCGGTAACGATACAGTCCAGACGAACAGCGGTACTATCGACAACGTTGCCGGGAACGAGCAGGAAGCCCTCGCCATGGTCCGGCGATTCCTCAGCTACCTGCCGCAGAACGTCTGGGAGATGGCGCCCCGTACCGAGCCGACCGACGACCCCAACCGTCGTGAAGAAGGGCTGCTGTCCGTCATTCCCCGTAACAGACGGAAGCCGTACAACCCACACGACATCCTGAACATGGTCCTCGACCGTGATTCCTTCTTTGAAATTGCTCCCTACTATGGACAGTCACGCATAACCGGCCTTGCCCGTGTCAACGGCTACCCGGTGGGCGTCATGATAAACGACCCCAGGCACCTCGGCGGGTCGCTCGATGTGACCGCCGGGGACAAGATTATCCGCTTCATGCTGATGTGCAACACCTTCCACCTGCCTATGGTCTACTTTGCCGATGAGCCGGGTTTCATGGTGGGTCTGGAAGAGGAGAAGCGGGGAATCATCCGCGCCGGTGCACGTATGGTCCTGGCCACCCGCGAGACCAGGATGCCATGGATTACGTTTATCACACGCCAACTCTTCGGCGTTGCCGGCGGCTGTCATGCCCGCATCGGTGGTATGTTCAGACGCTACGCATGGCCGTCGGGTAATTGGGGGTCGATGCACATCGAAGGCGGTGCCCTGATAGCCTATCGCCGGGAGATAGAGGCCTCGCCCGACCCGGAGGCCAAGCGCGAGGAAATCGAGCTTCGCCTCAATGCCATAGCATCACCCTTCCGCTCCGCCGAGGCGTTCGACATCGAAGACATTATCGACCCCCGGGACACGCGCCCGTTACTTTGTGACTTTATCGAGATGGCACAGGATATCCTGAAGACGCAGCTTGGTCCCACATCCGGCCCGAGCTACCGTCCCTAGAAATTTTTCGGTCCAATACCTGGCGCTCACTCTCGGGAAATAGTGTCAGCATAGCGCCGAGTCGTGGCCGACGCCGGGTAATGAAAGGAGAACACACATGGTCTGGCAACCGGAGATTGAAGAGCTGAAACACCGCAGGCACCTCGCCGAGCAGATGGGTGGTCCGGAGGGAATCGAGCGACAGCGCCGGCGTGGCAAGCTCACCGTACGAGAGCGAATCGATGTGCTGGCTGACCCCGGGTCCTTCCAGGAGATAGGAGTTCTCACCGGTTCCGCCACCTACGAGGATGATAAACTGGTTGATTTCACCCCGACCAACTCGGTGCTGGGCATCTGCACTTTGAATGGGCGCAAGACAGTCCTCATCGGTGGTGACTTCACGGTACGCGGCGGTGCTGCTGATGCTTCCGTAGGCGACAAGCATGGACGCGCTCCGCGCCTGTCATCTGAATGGCAAATCCCCTTAATCCGACTGCTTGACGCAACGGGCGGCAGTGTCCGCACTTTCGAAAAGATAGGCCGTACCTACATCCCCACCAATCCGGGCACCTATGGAATACAGAAGCTGCTCTGCGAGGTCCCGGTTGTCTCAATGGCGCTCGGCTCCGTGGCCGGGCTGCCCGCAGTGGAAGCCTGCCTGGCCCACTTCAACGTCATAGTCAAGGGCATCGGCCAGGTGTTCGCGGGTGGGCCTCCGGTGGTAAAAGCCGCCCTGGGTTACGACATTACCAAGGAAGAATTGGGCGACGAAAGCACCCAGGCCTACTGCGGCGTTATTGATAATGTGGCCGAGACCGAGCAGGAGGCCTTTGATATGGTACGGCACTTCCTCGGCTACCTGCCGCAGAACGTCTGGGAACTACCGGCAAGGGCAGAGCCGACCGATAAACCGGACCGCCGCGATGAGGAGCTGCTGTCCGTCATCCCCCGTAACCGGCGGAAGGGCTACGACGCCCGCGCCGTCCTGAGACACGTCATCGACCATGACTCTTTCTTCGAAATCGGCGAATTCTCGGGGCGGTCACGCATAACCGGCCTGGGCCGCGTCGATGGCTACCCGGTCGGCGTGATGATTAACAACCCGATGTTCCTCGGCAGTTCGATGGATGTCGCCGCCGGTCTGAAGGTGATTCGCTTCATGCAGCTATGTGATACCTTTCACCTGCCGATGGTCTACTTCGCCGATGAACCCGGCTTCATGGTGGGCCTCGAATCACAGAAAGAGGGCATCGTTCGCGCCGGCGCTAAAATGGTATGCGCCACCTACCAGACCAGGATGCCATGGATGACCTTCGTTATCCGCCAGCTCTATGGTGTCGCCGGTCAGTGCCATGACCGCCCCGGCGGGATGTTCAAGCGTGTTGCCTGGCCATCCGGCAACTGGGGCTCGATGCACATCGAGGGCGGGGCTAGAGCCGCTTACCGACGGGACATAGAGAAC
The sequence above is a segment of the Dehalococcoidales bacterium genome. Coding sequences within it:
- a CDS encoding carboxyl transferase domain-containing protein, which produces MVWQSDIDELRHRKELAEQMGGPEGVERQHSRGKLTVRERVALLADPGSFEEIGILTGSATYQDDQLTAFTPSNTLSGLCTIGGRKVVLSGGDFTVRGGAADATIGNKRGHAENLAMQWRLPYIRLLDATGGSVRTFEQLGRTYIPGRPGQSPEYELLTIVPVVSAVLGSVAGLPAVEACMAHFNLMVRDTSQVFVAGPGVVRAALGYDIVKEDLGNDTVQTNSGTIDNVAGNEQEALAMVRRFLSYLPQNVWEMAPRTEPTDDPNRREEGLLSVIPRNRRKPYNPHDILNMVLDRDSFFEIAPYYGQSRITGLARVNGYPVGVMINDPRHLGGSLDVTAGDKIIRFMLMCNTFHLPMVYFADEPGFMVGLEEEKRGIIRAGARMVLATRETRMPWITFITRQLFGVAGGCHARIGGMFRRYAWPSGNWGSMHIEGGALIAYRREIEASPDPEAKREEIELRLNAIASPFRSAEAFDIEDIIDPRDTRPLLCDFIEMAQDILKTQLGPTSGPSYRP
- a CDS encoding carboxyl transferase domain-containing protein yields the protein MVWQPEIEELKHRRHLAEQMGGPEGIERQRRRGKLTVRERIDVLADPGSFQEIGVLTGSATYEDDKLVDFTPTNSVLGICTLNGRKTVLIGGDFTVRGGAADASVGDKHGRAPRLSSEWQIPLIRLLDATGGSVRTFEKIGRTYIPTNPGTYGIQKLLCEVPVVSMALGSVAGLPAVEACLAHFNVIVKGIGQVFAGGPPVVKAALGYDITKEELGDESTQAYCGVIDNVAETEQEAFDMVRHFLGYLPQNVWELPARAEPTDKPDRRDEELLSVIPRNRRKGYDARAVLRHVIDHDSFFEIGEFSGRSRITGLGRVDGYPVGVMINNPMFLGSSMDVAAGLKVIRFMQLCDTFHLPMVYFADEPGFMVGLESQKEGIVRAGAKMVCATYQTRMPWMTFVIRQLYGVAGQCHDRPGGMFKRVAWPSGNWGSMHIEGGARAAYRRDIENADDPVAKQQEIERKLQALASPFRTAEAFNIEDIVDPRDSRPILCDFINMAQNALKTQLGPTPGPSFQP